The Chthoniobacterales bacterium genome has a window encoding:
- a CDS encoding beta-propeller fold lactonase family protein: MTKPKRTTWPLIGAAITLALCPLIWVSVSKSRAATPSRPQLSAPFTMQVLSTSAEAPLALRFFTTAVKADSRGRVITGPTSDPVKEIVGPEAAGERGGMQRFTKIMFGADYINGRPDPGTRIDPNNPQVHSGSQLWPNREQPFRSQPRSIALTPDGTKLYVALPGREGYPDWRVSVVDTATRRVLKWIDLRPPGVAAGLRPISVKISPLNPAIYPRPYAVVLNQYGNFASVIDTGTDTVLGDFPTGTYGEKAIFNSNGTRLYLTDRFKDQVRAFRIDAGPRFTQIAEIPTGMTELERANPRDLDLSADGRTLYVANTLGHTIAAINVANDANTLIGNLNVGGLATDVKISGRWGIVSGQETNTVLNEKETGHGVPTIVNGVAIRNNGQPLGYTPVMSDATKATTFDDIGSELNIFDTQTNRFIFRYVDKGRDFSQLVTPGQIVDLHDHTEAQKIIRGSGPEQMTVRNGLLFVTMIHSDKVEVFRINQAPADVSGILTPLGFEFTGGITPEGIEVSPDGRTVYAAHLQTEDISFLSVDQNGVLSRQGYLAVGVTPSTPDPSRGGNGSGLFATDEEVGLRWFFSSAYADDGPVAGVTPGGFDAQKSCGFCHWDGRQDGCQWNVAANAVGGVKVCPQNKDISDNWPEWYEGLNNDFMAYASACNGEVLLGERAPTPLFPQTDMAERMHAREDYVLRKTEENSRAIGRPELNGKAFKVGYNELAYLQILWSQNETRLFPNPLAQVPSSSEAAKVERGRQIFTGKVSQGGAGCADCHHNGNKFTNGILDDTFQDYNIHEPGVISEDTVDGEGPFFRPGNDYFFEPFAPPQDVGTPQNFSSRNTKHLRAVWDAVPKYLHYGAAHTLREVLLTPDSPLLAPGERGFNFRTVRTDHSRPTATSFLGGPAVVLPTQVPISFADSSGALAGDAKGEILVSLDSPFVTNPDGRAQIDQLGTSNLIPLVTGGQINPALAANNIQVIKDTHGKTSHLSANDLDALILYLKSLDRATAGATIIVPPEPPSPTPSPSATASPSPSPTASPSPSATVSPSPSATASPSPSATASPSPSPSASPSPSATASPSPSATVSPSPSATASPSPSATVSPSPSATASPSPSVTVSPSPSATASPSPSATASPSPSATASPSPSATVSPSPSTSPSPGSRKTQALNISTRMRVQTGDKVMIGGFIITGSASKNVAIRALGPSLRQAGLVDVLNDPILELRGSDGSLLSENDNWKDDSAAASQLQARGFALQNDLESAIVATLAPGAYTATLRGKNETTGNALVEVYDLDQGANCELANISTRGSVQAGDSVMIGGFILGGQDRAKILIRALGPSLAEFGVAETLSNPALELRDANGAVLQRNQNWRETQETAIRATGLPPGRDAEAAMVADLTPGAYTAIVSGEDGGGGVALVEIFNLP, from the coding sequence ATGACGAAGCCAAAGAGAACCACGTGGCCCCTCATCGGTGCAGCAATCACTCTCGCCCTTTGTCCGTTGATCTGGGTGTCGGTTTCCAAATCCCGAGCTGCGACCCCTTCCCGCCCGCAACTTTCGGCTCCGTTCACCATGCAGGTCCTTTCCACCAGCGCCGAAGCGCCGCTGGCATTGCGTTTCTTCACGACCGCGGTCAAAGCGGATTCGCGGGGCCGCGTCATCACCGGACCGACCAGCGATCCGGTGAAGGAAATCGTGGGGCCCGAAGCGGCCGGAGAACGCGGCGGAATGCAGCGGTTCACCAAGATCATGTTCGGCGCGGATTATATTAACGGCCGGCCCGATCCCGGCACCCGAATCGATCCGAATAATCCGCAGGTCCACAGTGGCAGTCAGCTCTGGCCGAATCGCGAGCAGCCGTTCCGGAGTCAACCTCGCTCCATCGCTTTGACTCCCGACGGGACTAAACTTTACGTCGCACTGCCTGGCCGCGAAGGATATCCCGACTGGCGGGTTTCCGTGGTCGATACCGCCACCCGCCGCGTGCTGAAGTGGATCGATCTGCGGCCGCCCGGAGTGGCCGCCGGTCTGCGCCCGATCAGCGTGAAAATCTCTCCGCTCAACCCGGCGATTTATCCGCGGCCTTACGCCGTTGTCCTGAATCAATATGGCAATTTCGCCTCGGTCATCGACACCGGCACCGATACCGTCCTCGGCGATTTTCCCACCGGCACCTACGGAGAGAAAGCGATCTTCAACAGCAACGGAACCCGGCTCTACCTGACGGACCGGTTCAAGGATCAGGTGCGCGCTTTTCGCATCGATGCGGGTCCGCGGTTTACTCAAATCGCCGAGATCCCAACGGGAATGACGGAGCTTGAGCGAGCGAATCCGCGTGATCTGGATTTGAGCGCGGATGGACGGACCCTTTACGTGGCGAACACGCTCGGGCACACCATCGCCGCGATCAATGTCGCGAACGACGCCAACACGCTGATCGGCAACCTGAACGTGGGCGGTCTGGCCACGGACGTAAAGATCAGTGGTCGCTGGGGGATCGTGTCCGGCCAGGAAACAAACACGGTGCTGAATGAGAAAGAGACCGGACATGGAGTGCCGACCATCGTGAACGGCGTGGCCATCAGAAATAATGGCCAGCCCCTTGGCTACACGCCGGTGATGAGCGATGCGACCAAGGCGACAACGTTCGACGACATCGGCAGCGAGCTAAACATCTTCGATACCCAGACGAACCGGTTTATCTTTCGCTACGTCGACAAGGGCCGGGATTTCTCGCAGCTCGTCACTCCCGGGCAAATCGTGGACCTGCACGACCATACCGAGGCGCAGAAGATCATTCGCGGAAGCGGGCCGGAACAGATGACGGTCAGAAACGGACTGCTTTTCGTCACCATGATCCACTCGGACAAGGTCGAAGTTTTTCGGATCAATCAAGCCCCGGCGGATGTGTCCGGAATTCTAACGCCGCTCGGATTCGAGTTCACCGGTGGCATTACCCCGGAAGGCATTGAAGTCTCTCCTGATGGCCGGACGGTTTACGCGGCCCATTTGCAGACGGAGGACATTTCCTTTCTGAGCGTGGACCAAAACGGGGTCCTTTCTCGCCAGGGTTATCTGGCGGTCGGGGTTACGCCAAGCACCCCTGACCCATCGAGGGGCGGGAATGGCTCCGGATTATTCGCGACCGATGAAGAAGTGGGGCTGCGCTGGTTCTTCTCTTCTGCGTATGCCGATGACGGACCGGTCGCCGGCGTGACTCCCGGCGGGTTCGACGCGCAAAAATCCTGCGGCTTTTGTCATTGGGATGGCCGGCAGGATGGCTGCCAATGGAATGTGGCCGCGAACGCGGTGGGCGGCGTCAAAGTTTGCCCGCAAAACAAAGACATCTCCGATAACTGGCCGGAATGGTACGAGGGTTTGAATAACGATTTCATGGCCTACGCCTCGGCTTGCAATGGCGAAGTGCTGCTCGGTGAACGCGCGCCCACTCCGCTTTTCCCGCAGACCGACATGGCGGAGCGGATGCACGCGCGGGAGGATTATGTTTTGCGCAAGACAGAAGAGAACTCGCGGGCAATCGGCCGGCCGGAGTTGAATGGAAAGGCTTTCAAGGTCGGTTACAACGAACTGGCATACCTCCAAATTCTCTGGTCGCAGAACGAAACCCGGCTCTTCCCGAATCCTCTTGCGCAAGTTCCGAGCTCTTCGGAGGCGGCGAAAGTCGAGCGGGGCCGGCAGATCTTTACCGGCAAAGTCTCACAGGGCGGCGCCGGCTGCGCGGATTGCCATCACAACGGGAACAAATTTACGAACGGGATCCTGGACGACACTTTCCAGGACTACAACATTCATGAACCGGGCGTGATCAGCGAAGATACCGTGGACGGGGAAGGCCCTTTCTTCCGGCCTGGCAACGATTACTTTTTCGAACCGTTCGCGCCACCCCAGGATGTCGGGACGCCGCAGAATTTCAGCAGCCGGAACACCAAACATCTCCGCGCGGTTTGGGATGCGGTCCCGAAATATTTGCACTACGGCGCGGCCCACACGCTGCGTGAAGTTTTGCTCACGCCAGATTCGCCTCTGCTCGCGCCCGGTGAACGCGGCTTTAATTTCCGGACTGTCCGGACCGATCACAGCCGGCCAACGGCAACCAGCTTCCTCGGCGGGCCCGCGGTGGTCCTGCCCACCCAGGTCCCGATCAGCTTCGCCGATAGCTCGGGCGCCCTGGCCGGCGATGCCAAAGGAGAGATCCTGGTCAGCCTCGACAGTCCCTTTGTCACAAACCCGGATGGTCGTGCGCAGATCGATCAACTGGGAACGAGCAATCTCATCCCGCTCGTGACCGGTGGACAGATCAATCCCGCGCTGGCCGCGAACAACATCCAGGTGATCAAGGACACCCACGGAAAGACTTCCCATTTGTCGGCGAACGATTTGGACGCGCTGATTCTCTATTTGAAATCGTTGGATCGGGCCACGGCTGGCGCGACGATCATCGTTCCGCCAGAGCCGCCTTCGCCGACGCCAAGCCCTTCCGCAACGGCCTCTCCGTCACCGAGCCCAACCGCAAGCCCTTCTCCCAGCGCCACGGTGAGTCCCTCTCCCAGTGCGACTGCCAGTCCTTCTCCCAGTGCAACTGCAAGTCCTTCTCCCAGCCCGAGCGCAAGTCCCTCCCCGAGTGCAACGGCGAGCCCTTCTCCAAGTGCGACGGTGAGTCCTTCTCCGAGCGCAACCGCGAGTCCTTCGCCAAGTGCAACGGTGAGTCCTTCTCCGAGCGCAACCGCGAGTCCTTCGCCAAGCGTTACGGTGAGTCCCTCTCCGAGTGCAACCGCCAGTCCTTCCCCAAGTGCAACCGCCAGTCCTTCCCCAAGTGCAACCGCGAGCCCTTCACCCAGCGCAACGGTAAGTCCTTCTCCCAGCACATCGCCCTCTCCCGGGTCGCGAAAAACGCAGGCCCTGAACATCTCGACCCGCATGCGGGTCCAGACCGGCGACAAAGTTATGATCGGCGGATTCATCATTACCGGCAGCGCGTCGAAGAATGTGGCTATTCGCGCGCTCGGTCCGTCCCTGCGACAAGCCGGCCTGGTTGATGTCCTGAATGATCCTATTCTCGAGTTGCGAGGAAGCGACGGAAGCCTCCTTAGCGAAAATGATAATTGGAAGGACGACTCGGCGGCCGCGAGCCAGCTCCAGGCCAGGGGCTTCGCTCTCCAGAATGATCTCGAGTCCGCGATCGTCGCGACGCTCGCCCCCGGCGCCTACACTGCCACCTTGCGCGGCAAGAACGAAACGACCGGCAACGCTTTGGTCGAGGTCTACGATCTCGACCAGGGCGCTAATTGCGAGCTGGCCAATATCAGCACGCGCGGCTCCGTCCAGGCTGGGGACTCGGTCATGATCGGCGGTTTTATTCTGGGCGGCCAGGATAGGGCCAAAATCCTGATCCGCGCGCTGGGACCATCGCTCGCGGAGTTCGGTGTCGCGGAAACACTTTCCAATCCCGCCCTTGAGTTGCGCGACGCGAACGGCGCGGTCCTGCAGCGGAACCAGAACTGGCGGGAGACCCAGGAAACAGCGATTCGCGCCACCGGATTGCCACCGGGCCGCGACGCGGAAGCAGCGATGGTGGCCGACCTGACGCCGGGCGCTTACACCGCAATCGTTTCCGGCGAAGACGGCGGCGGGGGCGTCGCACTCGTGGAAATCTTTAACCTGCCTTGA